Part of the Betta splendens chromosome 17, fBetSpl5.4, whole genome shotgun sequence genome, CCCTTCCTTTATTCAGGTCTATGGAACGCAACATGAATATGCAAAACTCACCCCCATAACTGTATTATCATTCAAAGTTTTAACAACAAAGACATTTTCCAACATTTTCTTGGTTCTGGGTCAGTGAGGAGTTGGTTCTGTGAGACCCGGTTCCGTGACGTGCTGCTTGTGGACTCTGTTGTTTAGCCCAAACAGCCACTAACTGCTCTGTGGATAACGGCGGCTGTGACCACGACTGTGTTGAGAACCGGGACAAGCCGTcgagaacctgcagctgcttgaaAGGATACAAGCTGCACAACGACGCCAAGAAATGCGTCCCGGCAGGTGAGAGCAGGAGGCTGACGGCTGGAGGCCAATATCAGGCGCAGACCTCTGCTCAGTGTGAAGCTGTTCCCACTTCCCGTGGCAGGAAGCTCCTCCTGCGGCCGCCTCATGATCAGCCGCTCGTCCTACACCAAACCGAGGGACGGCCTGCTGCCCTGGATCCtggggggggaggtggggaagAAAGGGGAGAGTCCCTGGCAGGTAACGGCCTGATGGACGGCGTCATCAACACAGACACGTGGTTCAGTCTGGACGGCTGTTCCCTCGATCCATACAGGTTTGAGCTGTGAGTGTCTCTGTGCAGGCGCTGCTGCTCAACGCCAACGGGCTGTTCCACTGCGGCGGCGTCCTCATCGACGAGAGCTGGGTGCTGACGGCGGCTCACTGCCTGGAGGGAAGCACGCGGTTCAAAGTGCGGCTCGGTGAGTTTCTGACTGGACACACGAACAGCAGCAGGTCTTATTAGTTATCATTAGTTTACCTCATCGTAGTCATCGTTGTCGTCGTCATCGTTGTCGTCATCACCGTCGTTGTCATCGTTATCGTCATTGTTGTCGCTGTTGTCGTCATCGTTATCATTGTTAtcgtcatcgtcgtcatcgTTGTCATCGTTATCGTTATCATCGTCATCGTTATTGTTATCGTTATTGTTGGTACCAGTGTTGCTCTGGCAGATGAtggttcattcattcattcaagctGTGTCACCTATTCCACCACTGGCTTCACCTCGGTTCTGACCCGTCTCCAGGTGACTACGAGCGCTTCAAGAAGGAAAACACCGAGGTCATGGTATCTGTGGCTCGGAGCTACAGACACCCCGACTACAACAGCCGCACGGTGGACAACGACATCGCCCTGCTGCGTCTGGAGCACCCCGTCTCCTTCACGTCCTACATCTCCCCCGTGTGCCTGCCGGGCCGCCAGCTGGCCGAGCGGGTCCTGCACCTCAACGGCACCGTGATGGTGGTGAGCGGCTGGGGCCGGAACGACAGCCACAAGTACAGCTCTGCGCTCAACGTCATCCGCATCCCGCTGGTGGACCGGGCCGTCTGCGCCCAGCGCATGTCCCACAACATCTCCGACAACGTGCTGTGCGCCGGCGTCCTGGGCCA contains:
- the proca gene encoding vitamin K-dependent protein C, encoding MSRLVLCLSAIFALWWASVLSLSVFSDPPRAHMLLRSRRANSFMEELKPPSKERECMEERCSFEEAREIFTTREATLEFWTVYVDGNQCLANSCVHGHCLDKYQDYACVCHPGFEGRYCDQPQTATNCSVDNGGCDHDCVENRDKPSRTCSCLKGYKLHNDAKKCVPAGSSSCGRLMISRSSYTKPRDGLLPWILGGEVGKKGESPWQALLLNANGLFHCGGVLIDESWVLTAAHCLEGSTRFKVRLGDYERFKKENTEVMVSVARSYRHPDYNSRTVDNDIALLRLEHPVSFTSYISPVCLPGRQLAERVLHLNGTVMVVSGWGRNDSHKYSSALNVIRIPLVDRAVCAQRMSHNISDNVLCAGVLGQRIDACEGDSGGPMVTLYRDTWFLIGLVSWGEGCGKRDKLGIYTKVSNYQEWMSGVMEEWAGRQPQPAPGAAARL